The Sulfurospirillum oryzae genome contains the following window.
TCCATTGCCATTGTTCTTAACGCTTTTATGACGTTTGAACGTATGTATTTTGAAGTGGCAAAACCACCCCTTAAAGAAAAGGTCAGAGTTCAAAAACCCGTTGAAGTCATCTCTGGCGCAGAAGCAAGACGAAGAGCGGAAAACAAAGCCAAAAAAATGGCGGGACTTGAAGCAAAAGTGGAGCGTGCAGTACGCTAGTAACCTAAAGAGGTTGCTCAAGAAAATGATGATTTTTTTGAGCAATCTCTTGCAAAAGAGATTAATTTATACAAGGAGCATTGTATGAATGAGAGCAGACGTGGCTTTGTCGCAAAAGCTGCACTTGTCGGCGCTGTCGCTGCCGTTGGTGTTGTGAGCGCACAAGCAAGTTCTTCTGGTTCAAAAGGTACAAATGGCGTTGTTGTAGGTAAATCTAAAAAGAAAGAGATTACTTATAAGAAAACACAAGCATGGGAAGATTATTACAAATCTGCCCTATAAAATAGGAGGCATAGAGTTATGAATAATGCTACAGCTCGTGCTCTAACAACGACCGTAGGTCGTCGTTCATTCCTCAAAATGGCAGCCGTTGCTAGCGTATTTGGCGCAACTTCGGGTTTTGCTGGTGAGAATGTTACAAGAGCCGCAACAGAGGAAGAGGTTAAAAACCCATTCCCAGGAAGTAAAAAAGTTAAAACCATCTGTACATCATGTTCCGTAGGATGTGGTGTGATCGCAGAAGTTCAAAATGGCGTATGGGTTCGTCAAGAAGTTGCTCAAGACCACCCA
Protein-coding sequences here:
- a CDS encoding twin-arginine translocation signal domain-containing protein, which translates into the protein MNESRRGFVAKAALVGAVAAVGVVSAQASSSGSKGTNGVVVGKSKKKEITYKKTQAWEDYYKSAL